One window from the genome of Gloeomargarita sp. SRBZ-1_bins_9 encodes:
- the sufD gene encoding Fe-S cluster assembly protein SufD has translation MGTETLLAGRLTEGDGAFLSWRDGALTTVQSPDWPQVDREAWRATDWRPLLERPWHLATTFPGTALEPLPELSAWIGVVNGRVVDYGGLPAGVVLGEWADLSPGERERVGTGLPTDGFTALNQATTPQVLVVRVKELVTEPVYWRHQAVATETPVLACPRYVLVLEAGAQLTWVEDYTSTGVTWTNGVAEIFLGPGSRLEHYLVQREGEQAAHLVRTVVHQARDSHYRLRSVGIGAFWSRYEPSVYQEGPGTTTYLRGLSLVGGRQHQDVHSRICHDHPQGMSRQLHKCVVAQQGQAVFHGNIRVAAAAQLTDAGQLNLNLLLSPQARVDTRPQLEIQADDVQCTHGATVSDLDPEALFYLQSRGLDRPAARLLLVEGFVQELLRDIPFPTLRQVGEAGMRHLLRSEERP, from the coding sequence ATGGGGACTGAAACTCTACTGGCCGGACGGCTGACCGAGGGGGATGGGGCGTTTTTGAGCTGGCGGGACGGGGCGCTGACGACGGTGCAGTCCCCGGATTGGCCCCAAGTGGACCGGGAGGCCTGGCGGGCGACGGATTGGCGACCCCTGCTGGAAAGGCCTTGGCATCTGGCGACGACTTTTCCTGGGACGGCGTTGGAGCCGCTACCGGAACTCTCGGCCTGGATCGGCGTGGTGAACGGTCGAGTGGTGGACTACGGGGGGCTACCGGCGGGGGTGGTCCTGGGGGAATGGGCGGACTTGTCGCCGGGGGAGCGGGAACGTGTGGGGACGGGTCTGCCAACGGATGGGTTTACAGCGTTGAATCAGGCGACGACGCCGCAGGTGCTGGTGGTGCGGGTCAAGGAGCTGGTGACGGAACCGGTCTATTGGCGGCATCAGGCGGTGGCGACGGAAACGCCGGTGTTGGCCTGTCCCCGCTATGTGCTGGTACTGGAGGCGGGGGCGCAGTTGACCTGGGTGGAGGACTACACCAGCACGGGGGTAACCTGGACCAATGGGGTGGCGGAGATTTTTCTGGGGCCAGGGAGTCGCCTGGAGCATTACCTGGTGCAGCGGGAGGGAGAGCAGGCGGCCCATTTGGTGCGAACGGTGGTGCACCAGGCCCGGGACAGTCACTACAGGTTACGCAGTGTGGGGATAGGGGCGTTTTGGAGTCGCTACGAGCCGTCGGTTTACCAGGAGGGACCGGGGACAACGACCTATCTGCGGGGGTTGAGTCTGGTGGGGGGACGTCAGCACCAGGACGTGCATAGCCGGATTTGCCATGACCATCCCCAGGGGATGAGTCGCCAATTGCACAAATGCGTGGTGGCGCAGCAGGGCCAGGCGGTGTTTCACGGCAATATCCGGGTGGCGGCAGCGGCCCAGTTGACGGATGCGGGCCAGTTGAACTTGAATTTGTTGCTGTCCCCCCAGGCCCGGGTGGATACGCGCCCCCAGTTGGAAATCCAGGCGGACGATGTGCAATGCACCCACGGGGCGACGGTGAGTGATTTGGACCCGGAGGCCCTGTTCTATCTGCAAAGCCGGGGGTTGGACAGGCCGGCGGCGCGGCTGTTGCTGGTGGAGGGCTTTGTTCAGGAGTTACTGCGAGACATTCCCTTTCCCACCCTACGCCAGGTCGGTGAGGCGGGAATGCGTCATTTGCTGCGTAGTGAGGAACGTCCATGA
- a CDS encoding 2Fe-2S iron-sulfur cluster-binding protein has translation MTRYYQVTVHDRQRGQVYQAQVPDDQYILTSLEAQGIGLPFACRNGCCTTCGVRVLRGEVFQPEALGLSAALRSQGYALLCVSYARSDLELATQDEDELYELQFGRYFGKGRVRRGLPLEED, from the coding sequence ATGACGCGTTACTATCAGGTTACGGTTCACGACCGGCAACGGGGACAGGTGTATCAGGCCCAGGTGCCCGACGACCAGTACATCCTCACCAGCCTGGAGGCCCAGGGCATCGGTCTGCCTTTTGCCTGCCGCAATGGCTGTTGTACCACCTGTGGGGTACGGGTCCTGCGGGGGGAGGTGTTCCAGCCGGAGGCCTTGGGCTTATCGGCAGCTTTGCGCTCCCAGGGCTACGCCCTGCTGTGTGTCAGCTATGCCCGCTCTGACCTGGAATTGGCCACCCAGGACGAGGACGAACTCTACGAGTTGCAATTTGGGCGTTACTTCGGCAAAGGGCGGGTGCGCCGGGGATTGCCCCTGGAGGAGGATTGA
- the bioD gene encoding dethiobiotin synthase, producing the protein MTWPNSCLLVSASDTGCGKTIVTAGLALALGQVGVIKLVQAGVGDREYYQRVLPLDQTPEELNPLYFAAPLAPPLAAQQEGKTIDLARVWQQLTHLRQRYPRVLVEGVGGLGSPVTWEWTVADLAAQWRLPTLVVVPVQLGAIGQAVAQVALARQRGVQVVGLVLNEREPVTPQQRQDWAPVELLQRFTGVRVWGYFPYVADIYDRNGLKQAALALDAHWM; encoded by the coding sequence ATGACCTGGCCTAATTCGTGCCTACTGGTGAGCGCCAGTGATACCGGTTGCGGGAAAACCATCGTGACGGCCGGATTGGCTCTAGCCCTAGGCCAGGTGGGCGTCATCAAGCTGGTGCAGGCCGGCGTGGGGGACCGGGAGTACTACCAGCGGGTGTTGCCCCTGGACCAGACGCCGGAGGAGCTCAATCCCCTTTATTTCGCTGCGCCCTTGGCACCCCCTTTGGCGGCCCAGCAGGAGGGCAAAACCATTGACCTGGCCCGGGTTTGGCAACAGTTGACCCACCTGCGGCAGCGTTACCCCCGGGTGCTGGTGGAGGGGGTGGGGGGGTTGGGGTCGCCGGTGACCTGGGAATGGACGGTGGCGGATTTGGCGGCTCAGTGGCGTTTGCCGACGCTGGTGGTGGTGCCGGTGCAATTGGGGGCGATCGGGCAGGCGGTGGCCCAGGTGGCCTTGGCCCGTCAAAGGGGGGTGCAGGTGGTGGGCCTGGTCCTGAATGAGCGGGAACCCGTCACCCCCCAACAGCGGCAGGATTGGGCGCCGGTGGAGCTGCTCCAGCGGTTCACGGGGGTCCGGGTGTGGGGGTATTTTCCCTATGTGGCCGATATTTATGACCGCAACGGTCTGAAGCAGGCGGCCCTGGCCTTGGATGCCCACTGGATGTAA
- a CDS encoding glycoside hydrolase family protein, translating into MVLGIGVGSWPWWQPTLWLRWLAPPLVMPGGDPYIRALMRTITVSEARGPRAYHRLYGGEYTADLRQHPDRCVVIRPGWCSTAAGRYQLLSTTWYEKARRYHPHPQAAEFAPLFQDQVVYRWLSDPQAWGLDIAAALRQGQLRAVLRELSGTWTSLGYGSESNRWTPLLPWIYQQVLQEELARTRR; encoded by the coding sequence TTGGTCCTGGGAATAGGGGTAGGCAGTTGGCCCTGGTGGCAACCGACCCTGTGGCTCCGCTGGTTGGCTCCCCCGTTGGTCATGCCGGGCGGCGACCCCTACATCCGGGCCTTGATGCGCACTATTACCGTCAGTGAAGCCCGAGGCCCCCGCGCCTACCACCGTTTGTATGGGGGAGAGTACACGGCTGATCTGCGGCAGCACCCTGACCGCTGTGTGGTGATTCGTCCCGGTTGGTGTTCCACTGCCGCCGGCCGTTACCAACTGCTCTCAACAACCTGGTACGAAAAAGCCCGGCGCTACCATCCCCACCCCCAGGCAGCGGAATTTGCGCCCCTGTTTCAGGACCAGGTGGTCTATCGCTGGCTGAGCGACCCCCAGGCTTGGGGCTTGGATATTGCGGCTGCCTTGCGCCAAGGTCAGCTCAGGGCTGTGTTGCGGGAACTGTCCGGCACTTGGACCAGCTTGGGCTACGGTTCCGAATCCAACCGCTGGACCCCCCTGTTGCCCTGGATTTACCAGCAGGTCCTCCAGGAGGAATTGGCCCGCACCCGGCGCTGA
- a CDS encoding SufS family cysteine desulfurase — MSQQTVRSLAAATRADFPILHQEINGHPLIYFDNAATSQKPRQVLACLQHYYEWDNANVHRGVHTLSNRATQAYEEARAKCAALIHAPAPETIVFTRNATEAINLVAYSWGMTQLQAGDEIVLTVMEHHSNLVPWQWVAQRMGAVLRFVRLTPEETFDLEHYRSLLSDRTQLVACAYVSNMLGCINPVEEIIRLAHHWGAKVLLDACQAVPHLPVDVQALDCDWLVASGHKMCGPTGAGFLYGKAELLRQMPPFLGGGEMISEVFEQYSTYADLPHKFEAGTPAIAEVIALGAAVDYLQHLGLDHIHAYEQDLVGYLWQQLQGIPGIRLFGPPPPHRAGLVTFTLPDVHPHDLSMLLDEAGIAIRAGHHCTQPLHRYFQISASARASLYFYNTPAEIDRFIAVLKDAVAFFREVNG, encoded by the coding sequence ATGAGTCAGCAAACGGTGCGGTCGTTGGCGGCGGCAACCCGGGCCGATTTTCCCATCCTGCATCAGGAGATCAATGGCCACCCCCTGATCTACTTCGACAATGCGGCCACGTCCCAAAAGCCCCGGCAGGTTTTGGCCTGCTTACAGCACTACTACGAGTGGGACAACGCCAATGTCCACCGGGGTGTGCATACCTTGAGTAATCGGGCGACCCAGGCCTATGAGGAGGCGCGGGCCAAGTGTGCCGCTCTGATTCACGCACCGGCGCCGGAAACCATTGTGTTTACCCGCAACGCCACTGAAGCCATCAATCTGGTGGCCTATAGCTGGGGGATGACCCAACTGCAGGCGGGGGATGAGATTGTCCTGACGGTGATGGAACACCACAGCAATCTGGTGCCCTGGCAGTGGGTGGCTCAGCGGATGGGGGCGGTGCTACGGTTTGTGCGGCTGACTCCGGAGGAGACCTTTGACCTGGAGCACTACCGCTCGCTACTGTCTGACCGCACCCAGTTGGTGGCCTGCGCCTATGTCTCCAACATGCTGGGGTGTATTAATCCGGTGGAGGAGATCATTCGGCTGGCCCATCATTGGGGGGCGAAGGTGTTGCTGGATGCCTGCCAGGCGGTGCCCCATCTGCCGGTGGATGTGCAGGCTCTAGATTGCGATTGGCTGGTGGCGTCGGGGCATAAGATGTGTGGGCCGACGGGGGCCGGTTTTCTCTACGGCAAGGCGGAACTGTTGCGCCAGATGCCCCCCTTTTTGGGCGGTGGGGAAATGATCAGCGAGGTCTTTGAGCAGTACAGCACCTACGCGGATTTGCCCCACAAGTTTGAGGCGGGGACGCCGGCGATTGCCGAGGTGATTGCCCTGGGGGCCGCCGTAGATTATTTGCAGCATCTGGGCCTGGACCATATCCACGCCTATGAGCAGGACTTGGTGGGCTACTTGTGGCAGCAGTTGCAGGGGATTCCGGGGATACGTTTGTTTGGTCCGCCGCCCCCCCACCGGGCTGGTTTAGTGACCTTTACCTTGCCGGATGTCCATCCCCACGACCTGTCTATGCTGTTGGACGAGGCGGGCATTGCCATTCGTGCCGGTCACCACTGCACCCAGCCGTTGCACCGCTATTTCCAGATTTCCGCCAGCGCCCGGGCCAGCTTGTACTTCTACAACACCCCCGCGGAAATTGACCGGTTTATCGCTGTGCTCAAGGATGCGGTGGCCTTTTTCCGGGAGGTCAACGGCTGA
- the apcD gene encoding allophycocyanin subunit alpha-B: MALVAQVIANADEELRYPTSGELQAIRDFCATGEQRLRIASILAENEKKIIDKAAQQLWQLHPDYILPGGNAYGQRQRALCLRDYGWYLRLITYGIVAGDKEPIESIGLIGVREMYNSLGVPVVGMADAIRCLKAAALALLDEDDTALAADYFDYVIQAMS; the protein is encoded by the coding sequence ATGGCTTTAGTCGCGCAGGTGATTGCCAACGCTGATGAGGAACTGCGCTACCCGACTAGTGGCGAGTTGCAGGCGATTCGGGATTTTTGCGCAACCGGGGAACAGCGGCTCCGCATTGCCAGTATCCTGGCTGAGAACGAGAAGAAGATCATAGACAAAGCTGCACAACAACTGTGGCAACTCCATCCGGACTACATCCTCCCGGGGGGTAATGCCTATGGGCAACGGCAGCGGGCCTTGTGCTTGCGGGACTACGGCTGGTACCTGCGGTTGATCACCTACGGCATCGTCGCCGGCGACAAAGAACCCATTGAGAGCATTGGTCTGATCGGCGTGCGGGAAATGTACAACTCCCTGGGGGTGCCGGTGGTGGGGATGGCCGATGCCATTCGCTGTCTGAAGGCCGCCGCCCTGGCCCTCCTGGATGAGGACGACACCGCCCTCGCTGCCGATTACTTCGATTACGTCATCCAGGCCATGTCCTGA
- the sufC gene encoding Fe-S cluster assembly ATPase SufC, which translates to MTVAAPEITTQALLTIHDLWAEIDGIPILKGVNLTVKPGEVHAIMGPNGSGKSTLAKVLAGHPDYTVTGGQVWYRGQNLLELAPEERARLGLFLGFQYPLEIPGVTNVEFLRLACNSRRQARGLPELDPLDFEDFIQEKLQLVQMDSAFLARSVNEGFSGGEKKRNEILQMALLEPELAILDETDSGLDIDALRIVAQGINRLIGPQNGVVLITHYQRLLNYITPQFVHVMEGGRIVRTGGPELAQELEARGYDWLREGGDGD; encoded by the coding sequence ATGACAGTTGCCGCGCCGGAAATCACCACCCAAGCCCTGTTGACCATCCACGACTTGTGGGCGGAAATTGATGGCATCCCTATTCTCAAGGGGGTCAATTTGACGGTCAAGCCGGGCGAGGTCCATGCCATTATGGGGCCAAACGGTTCGGGGAAAAGTACGCTGGCCAAAGTCTTGGCGGGACACCCGGATTACACGGTGACCGGTGGACAGGTGTGGTACCGGGGGCAGAATTTGTTGGAGCTGGCGCCGGAGGAACGGGCACGGTTGGGTTTGTTTTTGGGGTTCCAGTATCCCTTGGAGATTCCGGGGGTGACCAATGTGGAGTTTTTGCGCCTGGCTTGCAACAGCCGACGGCAGGCCCGGGGATTGCCGGAACTGGACCCGTTGGATTTTGAGGATTTCATCCAAGAGAAGTTGCAGTTGGTGCAGATGGACAGCGCCTTTTTAGCCCGCAGTGTGAATGAGGGGTTTTCCGGGGGGGAAAAAAAACGCAACGAGATTTTGCAGATGGCCCTGCTGGAGCCGGAATTGGCAATTTTGGATGAGACGGATTCGGGGTTGGATATTGATGCCCTGCGCATTGTGGCCCAGGGGATTAACCGGTTGATTGGCCCCCAGAATGGGGTGGTGCTGATTACCCACTACCAGCGATTGCTCAACTATATCACGCCCCAGTTTGTGCATGTGATGGAGGGGGGGCGGATCGTGCGCACGGGGGGACCGGAGCTGGCCCAGGAGCTGGAGGCGCGGGGTTATGACTGGCTGCGCGAGGGGGGCGATGGGGACTGA
- the chlG gene encoding chlorophyll synthase ChlG: MSETPSQAQVRQMLGMKGAQVQNVPKWRLRLQLMKPITWIPLMWGVLCGAASSGGFHWRAEDVLKVLTCMLLSGPVMTGYTQTLNDFFDREIDAINEPYRPIPSGAISLQEVIAQIGLLLFVGLGLAWFLDWWAGHRWPVITTIALIGAVLAYIYSAPPLKLKQNGWLGNYALGASYIALPWCAGHALFGTLNPTIVALTLFYSLAGLGIAVVNDFKSIEGDRALGLASLPVQFGVKTAAWISVLMIDLFQMGVAAYLIAIGQQLYATILLLLVIPQITFQDMYFLRDPLKNDVKYQASAQPFFVLGMLVVGLALGRT; this comes from the coding sequence ATGAGTGAGACGCCCAGCCAGGCCCAGGTGCGACAGATGTTGGGGATGAAAGGGGCCCAGGTCCAAAATGTCCCCAAGTGGCGCCTGCGGCTGCAATTGATGAAACCCATTACCTGGATTCCCTTGATGTGGGGGGTTCTGTGTGGGGCGGCTTCATCTGGGGGATTTCACTGGCGGGCGGAAGATGTCCTGAAGGTTTTAACCTGTATGCTGTTGTCGGGGCCGGTGATGACCGGTTACACCCAGACCCTGAATGACTTTTTTGACCGGGAAATTGACGCCATTAATGAACCCTACCGGCCTATTCCTTCTGGGGCAATTTCCCTACAGGAAGTCATAGCTCAGATTGGGTTGTTACTGTTCGTGGGTTTAGGGCTAGCCTGGTTTTTAGACTGGTGGGCCGGGCATAGGTGGCCGGTGATCACTACTATTGCTCTGATTGGAGCCGTTTTGGCCTATATCTACTCGGCGCCACCCTTGAAACTAAAGCAAAACGGTTGGTTAGGCAATTATGCCCTGGGGGCGAGTTACATTGCCTTGCCCTGGTGCGCCGGTCACGCCCTGTTCGGCACCTTGAACCCCACTATTGTGGCCCTCACTTTGTTCTACAGTTTGGCGGGTTTGGGCATTGCCGTTGTCAACGATTTCAAAAGCATCGAGGGTGACCGGGCGCTGGGGCTGGCCTCATTGCCGGTGCAGTTTGGGGTGAAAACGGCGGCTTGGATCAGCGTGTTGATGATTGACCTGTTTCAAATGGGGGTGGCCGCCTATCTGATTGCCATCGGTCAACAACTGTATGCCACGATATTGCTGTTGCTGGTCATTCCTCAAATCACCTTTCAGGACATGTACTTTTTGCGGGACCCCCTGAAGAATGATGTGAAGTACCAAGCCAGTGCCCAACCCTTTTTTGTCCTGGGGATGTTGGTGGTGGGATTGGCACTAGGGCGGACCTAA
- a CDS encoding LptA/OstA family protein, which yields MKGSILAGVGSLGLATVIAFPLVAQPGPTAPRGGPLTITSDVQEANARTGIVIARGNVRMVYPSRQVDAVAEMAEYDTRRRIITLRGNVFIQQENNTLRAEVVTYNINTGKIEALPAPQKQVQSVYVIKEDPEKPAPQITPTPASP from the coding sequence ATGAAGGGATCGATACTCGCCGGGGTGGGCAGTTTGGGGTTGGCAACGGTAATAGCGTTCCCTCTTGTAGCGCAACCGGGTCCCACAGCGCCCCGGGGGGGACCGTTAACCATCACTTCCGATGTTCAGGAGGCCAACGCCCGCACCGGTATTGTGATTGCCCGGGGCAATGTCCGCATGGTCTATCCCAGCCGCCAGGTGGACGCTGTAGCGGAGATGGCCGAATACGACACGCGGCGGCGGATTATTACCCTGCGGGGGAATGTGTTTATCCAACAGGAGAACAACACCCTGCGGGCGGAAGTGGTGACCTACAACATCAACACCGGCAAAATTGAAGCCCTGCCGGCCCCCCAGAAACAGGTGCAGTCGGTTTATGTGATCAAAGAAGACCCGGAAAAGCCGGCCCCCCAGATTACGCCGACCCCCGCCTCCCCCTAA
- a CDS encoding FAD-dependent oxidoreductase, translated as MALSPAQVADLPLVAEVDILVVGGGTAGAVAGIAAGRTGYRTLVVEQLGYLGGTQTGALVTPMMPNQLQGVPLNGGIDAEINQHLNAWSESGVWRDGNRGWFNPEALKWVLEDLLLASGAQVLYYTLFEEVVVADGQVLGVVVTNKAGRGVIWAKRTIDATGDGDVAYRAGVPFQSGDPETGVNQPLAVRFLLGNVDLNRFADFLRGLGRHEILENAEGSQVPLIHTAMVWGRHWPLEPLFRQAVADGVLLPEDGEYFQVFTMAGRPGELAFNCPRISDQVDGTNPWHLTQAQIRGRRAIRRYWQFCRRYLPGCERSYVVMGAALVGVRESRRMVGEYLLTETDVLQARKFPDAIARNNYPIDIHRPTKDRRPGLTHLPPGEYHEIPYRCLVPLGVEQLLVAGRCLSATFAAQGSVRVQSNCRAMGEAAAVAMAMSLEAGIPPRQVDGVQLRQRLVAQGARL; from the coding sequence ATGGCCCTATCGCCGGCTCAGGTGGCTGACTTGCCCCTGGTGGCGGAGGTGGATATTTTGGTGGTGGGGGGAGGGACGGCCGGTGCTGTAGCGGGGATTGCGGCAGGACGCACGGGCTATCGGACCTTGGTAGTGGAACAGTTGGGGTATTTGGGGGGCACGCAAACGGGAGCGCTGGTGACACCCATGATGCCCAATCAATTGCAGGGGGTGCCCCTCAACGGTGGGATTGACGCCGAGATTAACCAGCACCTCAACGCCTGGTCGGAATCGGGGGTCTGGCGGGATGGCAACCGGGGCTGGTTTAACCCGGAGGCCCTGAAGTGGGTGCTGGAGGACCTACTGCTGGCTAGCGGCGCCCAGGTCTTGTACTACACGTTGTTTGAGGAGGTGGTAGTGGCCGACGGGCAGGTGTTGGGGGTGGTGGTGACCAATAAGGCCGGACGGGGGGTGATCTGGGCCAAGCGCACCATTGATGCCACGGGGGATGGAGATGTGGCCTACCGGGCGGGGGTGCCTTTCCAAAGCGGGGACCCGGAAACGGGGGTGAATCAGCCCTTGGCGGTGCGGTTTCTCCTGGGCAATGTGGACCTGAACCGTTTTGCCGATTTTTTGCGGGGTTTGGGGCGGCACGAAATTCTGGAGAATGCTGAGGGATCCCAGGTGCCCTTGATCCACACGGCGATGGTCTGGGGACGCCACTGGCCCTTGGAACCCCTGTTTCGCCAGGCGGTGGCGGATGGAGTACTCTTGCCGGAGGATGGGGAGTATTTTCAGGTCTTCACCATGGCGGGGCGACCGGGGGAGTTGGCGTTTAACTGTCCCCGCATCAGTGACCAGGTCGACGGCACCAACCCCTGGCATTTGACCCAGGCGCAAATCCGGGGCCGGCGGGCGATCCGGCGTTACTGGCAGTTTTGTCGCCGCTATTTGCCGGGGTGCGAGCGGTCCTACGTGGTGATGGGGGCAGCGCTGGTGGGGGTGCGGGAGTCGCGGCGGATGGTGGGGGAATATCTCCTGACCGAAACCGATGTCCTGCAAGCCCGCAAATTTCCGGATGCCATCGCCCGCAACAATTACCCGATTGACATCCATCGCCCCACCAAGGACCGGCGACCAGGGTTGACCCATCTGCCCCCGGGGGAATACCACGAAATTCCCTACCGCTGCCTGGTGCCGCTGGGGGTGGAGCAATTGTTGGTGGCGGGCCGGTGCCTATCAGCGACCTTTGCAGCCCAGGGGTCGGTGCGGGTGCAGTCCAATTGCCGGGCCATGGGGGAGGCGGCGGCGGTGGCCATGGCCATGTCTCTGGAGGCGGGTATTCCCCCCCGGCAGGTGGATGGGGTACAGTTACGCCAGCGACTGGTGGCCCAAGGAGCGAGGTTGTAG
- a CDS encoding response regulator, whose amino-acid sequence MTNTPKKVLVIDDSRVIRMRVREMMPQEGLELLEARDGIEGMTLIRQHHPNLVLLDFILPKMGGWEVFQKIQQDASLQTMALVVMSGRKEEVVEKVPEPFDYFAFVAKPFEKSELFEAIRQATRLAAERAKRQQISAVPRPVSADVEARVRTLEMEVAQLKQELQALRTWVQDRLSQAP is encoded by the coding sequence ATGACAAACACACCTAAAAAGGTTTTGGTGATTGACGATAGCCGGGTTATTCGCATGCGGGTGCGGGAGATGATGCCCCAGGAAGGATTGGAACTGTTGGAGGCTCGGGATGGCATTGAGGGGATGACCCTCATCCGCCAACATCACCCCAATCTGGTCCTGCTGGATTTTATCCTCCCCAAGATGGGCGGTTGGGAAGTTTTCCAAAAGATTCAACAGGATGCCAGTTTGCAAACGATGGCCCTAGTGGTCATGTCGGGGCGCAAAGAGGAAGTGGTGGAGAAAGTACCAGAACCCTTTGATTACTTCGCCTTTGTTGCTAAGCCCTTTGAAAAAAGTGAGTTGTTTGAAGCCATTCGCCAAGCCACCCGTCTGGCGGCGGAACGGGCCAAACGTCAACAGATCAGCGCTGTGCCCAGACCGGTTAGCGCCGATGTGGAAGCCCGGGTGCGGACGTTGGAAATGGAAGTGGCCCAACTCAAGCAGGAATTACAGGCATTACGGACTTGGGTGCAGGACCGTTTATCCCAAGCGCCGTAG